The Methylosinus sp. PW1 region AAAGCCGAGGTCAATTATTCGCGCGTCTATGGAGAGGCGGATGCGCCCTGCTTCCCCGCTTGCACCGCCTATCCGCTGGATCATTTCGCCGATAAGCCGAAGCTGTCGCCTCGCGTCGGCGTCCTGTTCAAGCTCGCCGACGACACGTCGATATTCGGCAGCTATGTCCGGTCGTTCGGCTCGAATAACGGTGTGTCGAGCGACGGAACCATATACCCGCCAGAAGAAGCCCTGCAATGGGAGGCGGGGATCAAGAAGCTCTGGCTCGATGGGAGGGTGACGACGAGCGTTTCCTTGTTCGATATCACCAAGAAAAACGTTCTGGAGCCGGATCCCGTCAACCCCAGCTTCAGCCGCGCCGCAGGCACGGTCGCCAGTCGCGGAATCGAGGTCGACCTGGCTGGAAATCTAACCGAGAATCTGAGCGTGATCGCCAGCTATACGTTCGATTCCGCGAAGATCGTCGACGACCTCGGCAATGGCAACGCCGGCAAGCGCTTCAACAGCGTCGCGCCACATGTCGGAAATATCTGGGCGAAATGGGATACGGCGCCGGGCGTGCAGGAGGGTTGGGAGTTCGGAGGCGGCGTCTACGCCACGGACGATCGCTGGGGTACCGACGCCAACACATGGAAGCTCCCAGGCTATGTCAAGCTGGATGCGATGGGCGCCTATCGCACGGTGATCGAAGGGCACAAAGTCAAGTTTCAACTGAACATCAAGAATCTGACCGACCGACGGTATTTCGAATATAGCGATCGCGTTCAATCCGCCTATTACGCCGCGCCGCGCACCTTTATCGGTTCAGTGAATTTTCAGTGGTGACGAGCGGCGTCCGGCTCTGGAGAGGAGGGAGGCCTTGCGCGGCTTTTTCGTCTTTCTGCATCGCTGGGCCGGACTCGCCATGGCGGCGTTTCTCGTCGTCGTCGGCCTGACCGGCAGCCTGCTCGCCTTCAACACGGAGCTGGAGCGCGTCTTCGCGCCCCAGCTCTTCGCCACGCCGCGAACCGATGCGGCGCCGCTCGAACTCGCGGCTCTGGCGTCACGCGCCGAGGCGCAAGTCCCGCAGGGCCGCGTGATCTCCGTCACCTACGCGGAGCCCGATCAAGTCTCGATCTCCTTCGCGCCGCGGCAGAGTTCTGAGACGCAGGCGCCGTATGATCTCGGCTTCACGGAATTCTTCCTGGATCCATGGACCGGCGCGGAACTCGGCCGACGTAGGCGCGCCGATCTCTCCGAAGGCCTCGTCAATCTGATGCCCTTCATCTACGATCTCCACTGGCGCCTCATGCTCGGCGTCGTCGGCCAGCTGATATTGGGAATCGTGGCGACAATCTGGACGGTCGATTGCTTCGTGGCCTTCTATCTGACCTTTCCGCCGACGACGAAATCCTTTCTGCGGCGCTGGAAGCCGGCATGGCTCGTCAAGCGCAACGCCGGCTTCTACCGCCTGAGCTTCGATCTCCACCGCGCGGGCGGCCTGTGGCTATGGGCGGCGCTGTTCGTCTTCGCCTGGTCGAGCGTGATGATGAATTTGCGGCCCTTCGTCTACGAGCCGGTGATGCGGACACTGTTCGATTTCCGCTCGTCGATCGACCTCTATCTCGCCTTGCCGAAACGCGCCTATCGGCCGCCGGCGCTCGACTGGCGTGCGGCGCAGGAAGCCGGCGAGCGGCTCATCGCCGAGCAATCCGCTCTGCGCGGCTTTACATTCGGCAACGCCTTGGCGCTCTCCTATCTGGAAGAGGCGAACGCCTATATCTATGAGGTCCGCGGCAGCCGCGATCTCTTCGAGCGATCGTCCAAAGGCGGCGCGACGTCGGTGATGTTCGACGGCGACGATGGCCATTTGATCGAGGCGTCGCAGCCCACGGGCGAGCATATCGGCAACACGATCGAGAGCTGGCTCTACGCGCTTCACATGGCGCGTGTTTTCGGCATGCCCTACAGGCTCTTTGTCTGTGCGCTCGGCCTCGCGCTCACGGCTCTGTCGGCGACGGGCGTCTACATCTGGTGGAAAAAGCGAAGAGCCCGCTGCCTTCATGCGCAACGCGACTCGGCCGAGGCGCCGAAATCGGCTGCGCTCCGATCCTCGGAATAACGAGCCTCGCGAGCTCCGCATCGGCAGGCTCTGCGATCGCTATCGCTCGGATGACGGGCGAATAGCGGGCGCCGCTGCGCGCGCTCGTTGCGCGCTTTCTTCTGGTCCACTGCACGGCGACCGACGCTTTCGGCGAGCGACGTTGGTCGGCGATGAAGTCCGCGCGTCCGAAAAGCAATTTCCGAAATTTCGTTGGCATGTTTTGCGACGCCGATCCGTCTAGCTCAGTGAACGAACCGAATGCGGTTGCAGCCCTCTGCAAGACTGCGACAGAGAGGCGCGATGTCGTCGGAGCCAATTCTGTTCGTGGAATATTTCGGCCGCGTCGTGCGCAGCTCATTGTGAACGTTGCGGGCGAACGACAATTCGGATCGAGAGGAGCTTGCTCATGGATCGGGACGACGAGGATCGCACGACCTACACGGTCGTGATCAATCACGAAGAACAATATTCGATATGGCCCGATTACAAGCCTGTTCCCGCCGGCTGGCGCGCTGTCGGCAAAACCGGCCCGAAAGCAGAGTGTCTCGCCTACATCAAAGAGGCATGGACGGATATGCGTCCTTTGAGCTTGCGCCGGCAAATGGCGGAAGCTCAGTCGGAAGCGTCCTGAGCCTGTCCTGTCGCCGATCGTCGGGATGTTGTTGCCGGCGCTGGGCGAGATCGCCTCGCGACGACGCGCGAAATGCGCGTGCGGACTGCGGCCGCAAAAGATCAGAGAGTAGGAGCGGGAATGTCGAAGGCCTACCGCGTCGCAGAGCTGGACCGTCTGTCGCCTGACGATTTTGCGAAATTCTACATTCGTCCCGCGCGGCCGGTGGTCGTGCGCGGCGCCTTGAAAAAATGCGCGGCCCTCTCCGACTGGACCTTCGATTATCTTCGTCGGCACGCCGGCGGCTCGAAGACGCCGCTGAAGGAATGGACTGCTTCCGGGGTCAAAATCTCTCATATGCCATTGGCCGATTATCTGGACGGCTTGGAGCTCTATGAAAAGCGCCGTGCGGCGGGCGAGCCGGTCGGCCAGAGGCCGCTCTATCTGCACGACATTCCTTTGACCAGCGTGTTTCGTGACGCGAGCGCCGATCTCGCGGCCTTTCCTCAAAGCTATTTTCCGTCCTGGTACGGCGCCGATTGGCCCAAATTCGCCCAGATGTTTCTCGGGCCGTCGGCCAGCCTCACGCCGCTGCATTTCGACTGTCTGCTCACTCACAATTTGTTCTTTCAAGTCTCGGGCAGGAAGCGCTTCACGCTATTTTCTCACGACGATCTGCAGCGCTGCTACCCCTACAATTGGCGCTGGTGCAGAGTAGACGTGGAAAATCCCGATCACGAGCGCTATCCGCTCTACCGCGAGGCGCGTGGCGTCGAGATCGTGGTCGGTCCCGGCGATCTGCTCTACATGCCGCCCGGCACGCTGCATCATGTCAGAAGCCTCGACTGCGCTCTGTCCTTCAACGTCGATTGGCACACGAAAGGCAGCGCTCTGAATGGCTTGCTCGCCGTTATGCGCGGCATGCCTCTCCAGAATGTCTACTACAATGCGCTGATCGCTTTCGGCATGTGGGCGGGCGTCCCGTCGAAGCGCGTCATGCCCTTTTACAAATCCTATCTCAGCTACGTGTCGTGACCGATCGGCGCTCCGCGTCCCGGTCAGGAAAGTGCAAAGGAAGCGACGAAAAATGTCGATCGTTCTCGATGGCGTCCAAAAGGCGGAGCTTCCTCTCGCGGCCCGCAATCTCGTCGATCTATTGCGTATCCGCGCCGCCGAGCAGGCGACGAAGCCGGGCTATGTCTTTCTCGACGATGGCGAGAGAGAGGGCGCGCGCCTCAGCTATGCGGATCTCGATCGAAGAGCGCGGGCGATCGCGACGCATTTGACGACGCTGGGACTGACCGGCGCGCGCGCGCTGCTGCTCTATCCGCCGGGCCTGGACTATATCGAGGCCTTTTTCGGCTGCCTTTACGCAGGCGTTATCGCTGTCCCCGCCTACCCGCCATCCGGCCGGCATTTGCAAAGGCTGCAATCGATATTCCGCGACGCGCGACCCGCCGCGATCTTGACGACGGAGGCGCTGCGCCAACGGTTCGAGAACGAGGCCGGCGAGCAATTGGCGCGAATTCCTTGTCCTTGGACGGCGACCGACGTGATCTCTTCCGAGCAGGCGGAAGCGTGGCGCGCTCATGCGCCCGAGCCGGACCAGATCGCTTTCCTGCAATATACGTCGGGCTCGACCGGCGATCCCCGCGGCGTGATGGTCACGCACGCCAATCTGCTCAGCAACCAAGCGCTCATCAAAGAGAGCTTCGGCCATGACGAGCGCTCAGACCTCGTCGGATGGCTGCCGCTCTATCACGATATGGGATTGATCGGGAATATTCTGCAGCCGCTCTATATCGGCGCCACCGCCTATTTGATGTCGCCCATGGCGTTCCTCGAAAAGCCGCTGCGCTGGCTGAAGGCGATCTCCATCTATCGGGCGCATACGAGCGGCGGTCCGAATTTCGCCTTCGATCTCTGTGTGCGCAAGATCAAGGAGGAGGAGAAGCGCGACCTCGATTTGAGTCATTGGCGCATCGCCTTCAGCGGCGCCGAGCCGGTGCGCGCATCGACGCTCGATCGCTTCGCTCGGGGCTTCGCCAGCTCCGGCTTTCGGCGTGACAGCTTCTATCCCTGTTACGGCCTCGCGGAGGCGACGCTGGTGGTGACGGCCCCGACGCGCGACCGGCCTCTTCCCATCGTCGATGTGGATCGGCAGGCATTGGAGGCGCGTCGCGTCGCTCCGTCGCAGGGCGCCAAATCCACGGCTGTCGTCGGCTGTGGCCACGGCTGGCCGGGCTATGACGTTCAGATCGTCGATCCCGAATCGACGAGCATCTGCGCCCCTGGCGAAATCGGCGAAATATGGGTCGCAGGGCCGGGCGTCGCGCTGGGCTATTGGAACAGGCCGGACGATACGGCGCGCGTCTTCCAGGCGAAGATCGCCGAAGGCGATGGGCGCGCCTATCTGCGGACGGGCGATCTCGGTTTCCGGGAGCAGGGAGAGATTTTCGTCGCCGGCCGCCTGAAGGATCTCATCATTGTCGCCGGCCGCAATTTTCATCCGCAGGACATCGAATGCGTGATCGACGAACAGATCGACGGATTGCGGCGCGGCTGCACCGCGGCCTTCTCCGTGACCATCGACGATCGAGAAGCTCTCATTGTCGTGGCGGAGCCGGATCGCTCATACCTAGGCTCATTGGAAACTAGCGCCGGCGAGGCGCTGTTTCGGAAAATTCGCGCTTGCGTCGTCAATGAGATCGATGTCGAGCCGACGGATATCGTTCTCGTGCAGCCCGGCTCGGTTCCGAAAACGTCGAGCGGCAAGCTTCGGCGAGCGGAGTGCCGACAACGCTATCTGTCCGGAGAACTGCGGACCTTGGCGCGCGCGCATTCCGCCGCGCCGTCGCCCGCCGCCGAAACAGAGCGAGCGGAGCGGGCCGACGCCTTCCTGCGCGAGGCGCTCTCCTATCTGGCGCCGGCGCAAAAAGCTGCGCTTCTCACACGTTTTCTCATCTCCAGAGTGGCGCGATCGCTGCGGGCGCCGGAAAGCGATTTCAGCCCCTCGACCTTGCTTTCGCGAAGCGGGCTCTCGTCGCTGCGGGCGATCGAAGTCAAGCATTCGCTCGATTCCGTGCTCGGGATCGAAACGCCGATTGGCGTTCTGCTCTCGGATGCGAGCTTTGCGGAGACCGCTGAAGCGCTCGCTCGGCTCACCGACGACGACGCTCCATCCGCACGCGAGGTCGCTCCGGCGCAGGACCCGCGCGCTCTGTCGCACAGCCAGCACGCGATCTGGACCGTTCATCGGCTCGACGCTGCGAGCAATGTCTATAATCTGCATCTCGCGCTCGAAATCGATGGGCCGTTGGATTTTGCTCGCTTCCATCGGGCGCTGTCGTCGGTCGTCGAGCGTCATGCTCAGCTTCGCACCGTCTATCGCTCCGACTCGGACGGCGTCACGCAGCAAGCGCTTCCCCTCGAAGAGTTGACGGATTGGTTGCGCCGCGAGGATGCGACGGACTGGACGGCGGCGGAGCTGGAAGGCGCGCTGTCGCAGGAAGCCCGGCGTCCGTTCGATCTCGAAGCGCAAGCTCCGTTTCGGATCGTCCTCCACAGCCGAGGCGATGGCCGCTCGACCCTCTTATTCGTCGCACATCACATCGCTGTCGATTTGTGGTCATTGCTGCTTCTGGTCTCGCAGCTCGACGGGGCCTATCTCGCGCCGGAGGCGGGAGACGGCTTTGCGCCGCCCGCGAGCGGGGACTACGCCGAATTCACTCGGCGTGAAGCAAATTATCTCGCTTCCCCTGCCGCGGAGCGAGATTGGAGCTATTGGAGCGATCAGCTCGCCGGCCCACTGCCCGCGCTCGAACTGCCGACGGATTTTCCGCGCCCCTCCGTTCCCGATTATGCCGGAGGATCGGCGCCGCTGCGGCTCGATCGCGAGACGACCCATAGGCTGAAAGAGCTGGCCAAGCGCGAGGGCGTGAGTCTTTTTTCGCTGCTGCTCGCCGTCTATTTTGCGCTTCTTCAACGCGTGACCGGGCAGTCCGATCTCGTCGTCGGAGCGCCCACGAGCGGCCGGTTGGGCCTGGAGACGATCGGTCTCGTCGGAAATTGCGTCAATCCCGTCGCGCTGCGCGTGCGGGCGCCGCCGCAAGACAGCTTCGAAAGCCTGTTGCGCGCGACGCACGCAACGGTGAGGGGCGCGCTCGAGCATCAGCAATTCCCATTTCCGCTGATTGTCGAGCGCCTTCAGCCCCAACGCCGTGACAACCAATGGCCGATCTATCAGAGCTGGTTCGTTCTGCAACAGGCGCAATCGGAGGCGCCGGCGGAATTCGCCGCTCTCGCGCTCGGCGAGGATGGCCCTGCGTTTTCTTTCTGTGAGCGCACAGCGAGATCGTCGAGGCTGCGTGAGCGCGTGGAGATGTTCGACCTCGCGGTGATGGCGGCCGAGGTCGATGAAGAGCTGCTGCTGTCGTTTCAGTTCAAGACGCAGCTGTTCTCCGCGTCCACCATCGAGCGCCTGGCGCGCCGCTACCGATTGCTGCTCGACGGCGTTCTGGACAATCCGCACGCGCCCATCGGCGATCTTCCCATTTTGGAAGAGACGGAACGCGGTGAGCTGATATTCGATTGGAACGACACCTCGGCGGAATTTCCGCGCGACTTGTGCGTTCACGAGCTGTTCGAGGCGCAGGCGCAGCGCACGCCGGACGCTGTGGCGGCGATCTTCGGCGACGATGCTCTCACCTATGCCGAATTGAACGCGCGGGCCAACCGGCTGGCGCGCCATCTCGTCGGACTCGGCGTCGGGCCGGAGACGATCGTGGGTCTGTGCGTCGAGCGTTCGCTGGAGATGGTGGTGGGACTGCTCGGCGTTTTGAAAGCGGGCGGCGCCTATCTGCCGCTCGATCCGGACTATCCATCCGAGCGTCTCGCCTACATGATCGCCGACGCCTCTCCGCGCCTCGTGCTGACGCAGGAGCGTCTGGCGGAGCGTCTTCCGGCGGGGACGCCGCTTCTGCAGCTGGACGCGGAACAGGAGCAGCTCGCGGACGAGAACGCCGAAGCGCTCGGCCGCCGCGCCACGCCGCAGAATCTCGCCTATGTCATCTACACCTCTGGCTCCACAGGAAAGCCCAAGGGCGTCGCCGCGCCGCATCGCGGCGTGGTCAATCGCATCGATTGGATGCAGAAGCGCTATGGCCTGACGGCAGAGGATACGGTCCTGCAGAAGACGCCGTTCGGCTTCGACGTCTCGGCATGGGAGCTTTTCTGGCCGCTGCAGGCCGGCGCGCGCCTCGCGCTGGCGGCGCCGGACGATCATCGCGAGCCTGCGCGCTTGGCGGAGCTCATCCAACGCCATAGCGTCACGACGCTGCATTTCGTGCCGTCGATGCTGCGGGCCTTCTCGAGCGTCGTCGACATGGCGACGCTCGGCTCGCTGCGGCGGGTGATATGCAGCGGCGAGGAGCTTCCCGCTGCGTCGGCGCAGCGCTTTCATGCCGCCACGACGGCGGAGCTTCACAATCTCTACGGCCCGACCGAAGCCTCGATCGACGTCAGCGCCTATCGATGCGCGCCGGACGACGATAGCGAGCGCGTGCCGATCGGCCGGCCGATCTCGAATATTCAGCTCTATATTCTCGATGCGGGTTTCGAGCCGGTTCCGGTCGGCGTCGCCGGAGAATTATGCATCGGCGGCGTCGGCCTCGCGCGCGGCTATCTCGGGCGCGCCGATCTGACGGCCGAGCGCTTTGTCGCGAATCCTTTTGTCGCGGGGGAGCGGATGTATCGCACCGGCGATCTCGCGCGCTGGCGAGCGGACGGCAATATCGAGTTTCTCGGGCGGCTCGATCATCAGGTGAAGATCCGCGGCTTTCGCATCGAGCTGGGCGAGATCGAGGCGGCGCTGCAACGTCTTCCCGATGTGCGCGAGGCGGTTGCGCTCGCATGGACGGATGGCTCGGGCGACAAGCGGCTCGCCGCCTATGTGACGAGTGAGGGCGCGCTGGACTTTGGCGCGCTGAAGATAGCGCTGCGGCGGGAGCTGCCGGATTATATGGTTCCGCAGCTTTTCGTTCGTCTGGAGGCGCTGCCGCTGACGGCGAGCGGCAAGCTCGACCGCAAGGCGCTGCCGGACCCCGATCCAGATGCGCAATCGCGCCGGGACTATGTCGCGCCGCGCACGCCGACGGAAGAGACGCTGTGCCGCGTCTTCGCCGATGTGCTCGGCGTCGAGCGCGTCGGCGTCGACGATAGCTTCTTCGAGCTGGGGGGCGACTCGATTCGCGCCATTCAGCTTGCGAGTCGGTTGAAGCTGGCCGGATATGAGCTGACGCCGCGTCAGCTGTTCCAATATCCAGCCGCGAGCCTGTTGGCGTCGGAACTGACGCTCCGCGCAGAGGCCTCTCCGATATCCGATGTCGAGCGCGCGCTCGCCCAATTCGCATCCCCCTTCGCTCTTGCGGAGCTGGAGGCTGATGACATCGACTGCATCATGCGTCGGCACGGAGATGTCGAGGACCTCTATCCGCTGACGCCGATGCAGGAAGGCATGCTGTTTCACGCCCTGTCCCAGACGGGAACGGGTCTCTACCATATGCAGGAGCGCTACGAGATAAGAGGGCCGCTCGACATCGAGGCTTTCGCCGCCGCTTGGCGCAGCGTGGTCGATCGTCATGCGAGCTTGCGGACCTCTTTCGAATGGGACCTGAAAGGCCGCGCTCATCAGGTGGTGCACAGCCACGCCGCTCTGCCGGTCGACATTCTCGACCTTCGACATTTATCCAATGCCGATCAATCGTCATACATCGACCAATTGCTGAGCAGCGAGCGCGAACGCGGATTCGATCTCGCGACCGCGCCGCTGATGCGTATCAAACTCATCCGAGTCGACGACGACCGGCACATCTGCGTGCGCAGCTTCCATCACATCATCATGGACGACTGGTGCACATCGCCGCTGCTGCTCGACGTGCGCAAGCATTATGCGGCCGGTTTGACAGGGCAGGCCGTCGAGGCCGAACCGGCGGGACAATTCCGGGACTATATCGCCTGGCTGCGAACCAAGGACATGGCGTCGGCGGAAAGCTTCTGGCGCAGCTATCTCGACGGCTTTTCCGAGCCGACGCCGCTCGTGGGCGCCAGAGCGAACGAGGTCCGAGCCGAGGCGGCCGCTTCCGTCGACGACGTCATCGTGACTCTCTCGGCGGAGGATCGGAAAAAGCTCGAAGCGCTCGCGCGCCAGCACCGCTTGACTGTCAACACCTATGTTCAGGGCGCGCTCGCGCTGCTGCTCGGCCGATACGCCGACGTGGATGAGGTCGTGTTCGGCGTGACGGTCGCTGGCCGCCCCATCGATCTTCCGAGCTCAGAGACGGCATTGGGCCTGTTCATCAACGGATTGCCGCTGCGCGTGCGCATCCGTCCAGATCAGCCGATCATCGATTGGTTGAAAGAGATAATGTCCAGCAATTTGGAAATGCGTCAGCATGAGTTCGTTTCTCAATCGATGATCCAGAGCTGGAGCTCCATACCTCGCGCCGACGCGCTCCTGTTCCAACATCTGCTCACTTTCGAGAATGCGCCGATCGACCCCAGCCTGCGCGGAGAAAAGGAGATACTCGATATCGATCTCCTGCAGCTTCGCGTCCACACGAATTATCCGATCACCTTCGTGGCCATTCCAGGCGAGACGCTCACGCTTCGCCTCACTTATGACCGCGATCGGTTCGAGGCGTCGACGGTCGAGCGCATGGCTATGCATTTCAAGCGCGTACTCGAAGAATTGATCGCAAAGAGCGACCGCCGGGTGAGAGACGTGCAGCTTCTGACCCCGGCGGAGCGTCGTCGAACCACAATAGAATGGAACGAGACGGATCACGACTATGGCGAGCCGCTCGATCTCGTGCGACGTTTCGAGGCGCAGGCCGCGCTGCGTCCGGACAGCATCGCCGCCGGCTGTGAGGGCGAGACGCTGACCTATCGCGCGCTCGACGAACGCGCGAACCATATCGCGAGCGCATTGGTCGAGACGGGCGTCGGCCGGGACGATCTCGTCGCCCTTTGGGAGACGCGCGGGCTGAACTTTTTGGCGACTATGCTCGGCGTCTTCAAGGCCGGCGCAGGCTATCTGCCGATCGATCCGGCCTATCCAGATGGGCGTATTTTGCAAGTGCTGAAGGAGGCCGACGTCGAATGGCTTTTGGCCGGAACCGATCATCGGGCGCGAGCGAGCGCGCTCCGCGCGGATCTCGCTGACGCAGAACGGCCGCGTCTGATCGAGCCGATGACGACATGCGCAGCTGCGACGATGAAATCACCGCGCCGCAACGAGCCGCGCAATCTCGCCTTCGTGATCTTCACCTCTGGCTCCACCGGCAAGCCGAAAGGCGTAATGGTCGAGCACAGAGGCATGTTCAACAATCTGATCACGAAAGAACGCGTTCTAGATCTGACCGCGGATGACGTCATCGCGCAGACGGCGTCACAATGCTTCGACATTTCCGTTTGGCAGTTCCTCACGGCGATCGCCATCGGCGCGCGGGTCGAGATTTTCCCCGAT contains the following coding sequences:
- a CDS encoding non-ribosomal peptide synthetase, which gives rise to MSIVLDGVQKAELPLAARNLVDLLRIRAAEQATKPGYVFLDDGEREGARLSYADLDRRARAIATHLTTLGLTGARALLLYPPGLDYIEAFFGCLYAGVIAVPAYPPSGRHLQRLQSIFRDARPAAILTTEALRQRFENEAGEQLARIPCPWTATDVISSEQAEAWRAHAPEPDQIAFLQYTSGSTGDPRGVMVTHANLLSNQALIKESFGHDERSDLVGWLPLYHDMGLIGNILQPLYIGATAYLMSPMAFLEKPLRWLKAISIYRAHTSGGPNFAFDLCVRKIKEEEKRDLDLSHWRIAFSGAEPVRASTLDRFARGFASSGFRRDSFYPCYGLAEATLVVTAPTRDRPLPIVDVDRQALEARRVAPSQGAKSTAVVGCGHGWPGYDVQIVDPESTSICAPGEIGEIWVAGPGVALGYWNRPDDTARVFQAKIAEGDGRAYLRTGDLGFREQGEIFVAGRLKDLIIVAGRNFHPQDIECVIDEQIDGLRRGCTAAFSVTIDDREALIVVAEPDRSYLGSLETSAGEALFRKIRACVVNEIDVEPTDIVLVQPGSVPKTSSGKLRRAECRQRYLSGELRTLARAHSAAPSPAAETERAERADAFLREALSYLAPAQKAALLTRFLISRVARSLRAPESDFSPSTLLSRSGLSSLRAIEVKHSLDSVLGIETPIGVLLSDASFAETAEALARLTDDDAPSAREVAPAQDPRALSHSQHAIWTVHRLDAASNVYNLHLALEIDGPLDFARFHRALSSVVERHAQLRTVYRSDSDGVTQQALPLEELTDWLRREDATDWTAAELEGALSQEARRPFDLEAQAPFRIVLHSRGDGRSTLLFVAHHIAVDLWSLLLLVSQLDGAYLAPEAGDGFAPPASGDYAEFTRREANYLASPAAERDWSYWSDQLAGPLPALELPTDFPRPSVPDYAGGSAPLRLDRETTHRLKELAKREGVSLFSLLLAVYFALLQRVTGQSDLVVGAPTSGRLGLETIGLVGNCVNPVALRVRAPPQDSFESLLRATHATVRGALEHQQFPFPLIVERLQPQRRDNQWPIYQSWFVLQQAQSEAPAEFAALALGEDGPAFSFCERTARSSRLRERVEMFDLAVMAAEVDEELLLSFQFKTQLFSASTIERLARRYRLLLDGVLDNPHAPIGDLPILEETERGELIFDWNDTSAEFPRDLCVHELFEAQAQRTPDAVAAIFGDDALTYAELNARANRLARHLVGLGVGPETIVGLCVERSLEMVVGLLGVLKAGGAYLPLDPDYPSERLAYMIADASPRLVLTQERLAERLPAGTPLLQLDAEQEQLADENAEALGRRATPQNLAYVIYTSGSTGKPKGVAAPHRGVVNRIDWMQKRYGLTAEDTVLQKTPFGFDVSAWELFWPLQAGARLALAAPDDHREPARLAELIQRHSVTTLHFVPSMLRAFSSVVDMATLGSLRRVICSGEELPAASAQRFHAATTAELHNLYGPTEASIDVSAYRCAPDDDSERVPIGRPISNIQLYILDAGFEPVPVGVAGELCIGGVGLARGYLGRADLTAERFVANPFVAGERMYRTGDLARWRADGNIEFLGRLDHQVKIRGFRIELGEIEAALQRLPDVREAVALAWTDGSGDKRLAAYVTSEGALDFGALKIALRRELPDYMVPQLFVRLEALPLTASGKLDRKALPDPDPDAQSRRDYVAPRTPTEETLCRVFADVLGVERVGVDDSFFELGGDSIRAIQLASRLKLAGYELTPRQLFQYPAASLLASELTLRAEASPISDVERALAQFASPFALAELEADDIDCIMRRHGDVEDLYPLTPMQEGMLFHALSQTGTGLYHMQERYEIRGPLDIEAFAAAWRSVVDRHASLRTSFEWDLKGRAHQVVHSHAALPVDILDLRHLSNADQSSYIDQLLSSERERGFDLATAPLMRIKLIRVDDDRHICVRSFHHIIMDDWCTSPLLLDVRKHYAAGLTGQAVEAEPAGQFRDYIAWLRTKDMASAESFWRSYLDGFSEPTPLVGARANEVRAEAAASVDDVIVTLSAEDRKKLEALARQHRLTVNTYVQGALALLLGRYADVDEVVFGVTVAGRPIDLPSSETALGLFINGLPLRVRIRPDQPIIDWLKEIMSSNLEMRQHEFVSQSMIQSWSSIPRADALLFQHLLTFENAPIDPSLRGEKEILDIDLLQLRVHTNYPITFVAIPGETLTLRLTYDRDRFEASTVERMAMHFKRVLEELIAKSDRRVRDVQLLTPAERRRTTIEWNETDHDYGEPLDLVRRFEAQAALRPDSIAAGCEGETLTYRALDERANHIASALVETGVGRDDLVALWETRGLNFLATMLGVFKAGAGYLPIDPAYPDGRILQVLKEADVEWLLAGTDHRARASALRADLADAERPRLIEPMTTCAAATMKSPRRNEPRNLAFVIFTSGSTGKPKGVMVEHRGMFNNLITKERVLDLTADDVIAQTASQCFDISVWQFLTAIAIGARVEIFPDDISRDPQRLLEEVDRRKVTILEAVPSMIKALLDVAEDDERLVRLRWLLPCGEAFTPELCRRFMARLPNIRLLNAYGPAECSDDVSYYPIESSPEGDDLSVPIGRPVDNTQLYILNRRLDLAPVGVAGEICVAGVQVGRGYLHRPDLTAQSFVPDPFGPPGSVLYRTGDLGRYRSDGVIEFLGRVDHQVKIRGHRIEPGEIEACLVTHPRIEEACVVARRLSKNLYGLIAYVVAPQLDASSLREHVLQTLPEFMVPSAFICMGSLPLTSNGKVDREKLPDVDASAHVSRVYVAPRNATEEILCEIWSEVLDAPRVGVEDNFFELGGHSLLAIQLRSRIRAAFGVEMPLPAVFDAATVAKLAERVEDLILADIEELSDAEASRRARETVEAGA
- a CDS encoding PepSY domain-containing protein; the protein is MRGFFVFLHRWAGLAMAAFLVVVGLTGSLLAFNTELERVFAPQLFATPRTDAAPLELAALASRAEAQVPQGRVISVTYAEPDQVSISFAPRQSSETQAPYDLGFTEFFLDPWTGAELGRRRRADLSEGLVNLMPFIYDLHWRLMLGVVGQLILGIVATIWTVDCFVAFYLTFPPTTKSFLRRWKPAWLVKRNAGFYRLSFDLHRAGGLWLWAALFVFAWSSVMMNLRPFVYEPVMRTLFDFRSSIDLYLALPKRAYRPPALDWRAAQEAGERLIAEQSALRGFTFGNALALSYLEEANAYIYEVRGSRDLFERSSKGGATSVMFDGDDGHLIEASQPTGEHIGNTIESWLYALHMARVFGMPYRLFVCALGLALTALSATGVYIWWKKRRARCLHAQRDSAEAPKSAALRSSE
- a CDS encoding MbtH family protein — protein: MDRDDEDRTTYTVVINHEEQYSIWPDYKPVPAGWRAVGKTGPKAECLAYIKEAWTDMRPLSLRRQMAEAQSEAS
- a CDS encoding cupin-like domain-containing protein, whose amino-acid sequence is MSKAYRVAELDRLSPDDFAKFYIRPARPVVVRGALKKCAALSDWTFDYLRRHAGGSKTPLKEWTASGVKISHMPLADYLDGLELYEKRRAAGEPVGQRPLYLHDIPLTSVFRDASADLAAFPQSYFPSWYGADWPKFAQMFLGPSASLTPLHFDCLLTHNLFFQVSGRKRFTLFSHDDLQRCYPYNWRWCRVDVENPDHERYPLYREARGVEIVVGPGDLLYMPPGTLHHVRSLDCALSFNVDWHTKGSALNGLLAVMRGMPLQNVYYNALIAFGMWAGVPSKRVMPFYKSYLSYVS